The DNA window CCAGGTGCACCCCAAGACTCACGCGCTGAGGCGCTTGGTGGGGCTGATTCGCCGCCGGACGTGTGGGGAGCTGGGACAGGAGGCAGCAGGTGGCTCAATGACACGGGAGACCCGATAGCTGAGGAGTCAAGGTGCACGTTGGGGTGGGTTGGGGCCAGGAAGCAGCGAGGAATGAGGTGAAAGCTAGAAGCAGTTGGGAGCTGCATTATCGCtgtgtggggggggagcagcAGTGGTTGGGCACTGAATCCCGGGGTCAGGATAACAAATAGGGACATATTCTGGCATCAGGGTCTTATTAGGGATGAGACACAATGGCTTGGTTGGCAAGTCATACAGGGATTTTCAGAGTGGGATTGAGGAGTAAGATTTGGTCAAAGATAGAGTTCAAGGTCAAGTAATCATTGGGGGTCAATGATTAGGGTAATGGATTCAACAgaatgaagagaaacaaaagggaGAGTTGAGTTGGATGGTTGGTTATTCCAAACTGGGGGAGAATGATCAGGCTCAGAGATTCAGACTGGGGTTACCAGTGGGGTCATAGGTCAGAGAGGGTCAGAAGGTGGGGAAGAGAACAGATGGGATGGGGGGATGGAATGGCCCCTGCACATTCAAGGCTGAAGTCAGAAAGTCAGACGGGGTCAGAGTTTGAGGTCAGAGGTGGACTGGGGGCCTCCATGGGCTGGAAAAAAATGCAAGGTCATAGGATGGGAGTCAGGCTCAGGAGAGGGTCTGGGGAGTTGGAGAGATACATGGGGTAAGTGGGTCAAGCATGCCGTCCAGAATCagccagggtgggggctgggccaggccagggATGGGGTCACCTCTGCTCCTCGCTGAGCTGGCACTGGGCACGCAGGGCGGCCAGGACTGGGGCGCGGGGACTCAGGCAGTAGCTCCCACACCGTTTCTGCAGCTGCTGGATGTGGGCCAGGATCTCCCACTCCTGAGGGGGTGGCCTCTCAgaaccagcccctccccacccccaacctgtccccctcccccaccggccATACCCATCCCAGTGtcactcaccttcctcctcttctcaaaGTTGATGAGATCCCCCTGGGGGCAAACTTTGTCTGAACTGGAGCCTCCAGAATCAAGACCCTTGAGGGTCACGGTCAGGGGCTGGGATGTGGAACCCCACTGCACTAAGGGGGCTGGGGTAGGGAACGCGGGCAGGGTCAAGGGTGGGTTACAGGAGGCCCACTGTGCTGAGGGTAGGTGGTGCTAGGGTCAGGGGTCAGACCTCCAGCATGTCCGGCAGGGCTGTGTCCAGCATAACCAGGTCCGTGAGAAAGGTGCCAAGGTAGGGGACAGGGCCCGGGGGCAGTTTCTGTAGTCCCCAGAATTTCAGTCACTCTCAGCGCCATCACGTACCACCCCCTTGTGTGAGGATCCTGCTTGGCCCCCATCCCAAACCACCTCACTCACTGGGGGCAGGTTTCCTGGGAGGGTGTCCTCCTCTTGGGGGCCCTCGGTGGCCTCctcctgggggagagggaagaactgAGCAGACCCAGGTTCTCTCCAACCCTGTCCTCAGGGAAGATGCCTCAAGACCCACCACATACGCCTGTTTTGCTTTCAGCCACCAcgggcacagtgcctggcacccagcagCTGCTGAATTCAGAGCTTCCCGTTCCTTGACCTCTTATCCTAATCTGAGGCATCCATTCACTCGCCggtatttactgagcagctactctgtgcccagcactgttcCGAGTGCTGGGGAGACAGCAGCGAGCAAGGGACAAAAATCCTGGCCTCCCGAGCTGACTCTTAGCCAGGGGAGGGACAGCAACAACCAAGTTCCTCATGTAGCAGGCACAGGTAAGGGCAATCAAGGAGCAAGCAGGGCGAGACCTGCGGAAGGCGAATGTGAAGAATGTTCTGGGCCGAAGGAACAGGCTTCACATTCCATCTGTTGTGGATTCACCCTAACAACCAGCATTAATTGCGATTCAAATCTCAATCTTGCCTACAGCAAGTCAGACTTGTTGGCAGACAATTCTGTTCTGCTTATCAAAGTCAAGTCCTagtgtaattttgttttttggttttttggtttttttacccTTTACTCTTTGCTGTGACTCTGGCCTCAAGTGACCTTTTCCGTGTAACTTCTggtatttgatgaatgaataaataaggcgCTCACTGAGCGTGAGCGATATTGAGGGCAGCAGAGGCAGTAAAACAAGGGGAAGGTCATTGCTGCGCGGTAGTGAAAGGACATTGAATTTTTGACATTGGCAAGTGGTGCCCAGCCCCAGGTCTCGGTTTTCCCTTTCTGGGCCTGGGatccttggtggtggtggtggggggggggtgtgtccACACCCGTCATTACCTGGGAAAGAATCTCTCTACTACTGAGGTGGTTGTTCTCATCGGAGAAAATCTGCGAAAGTTTTCTGAAAGTGGATAACCTTTCCctgaggggggtcaggagaggggtCAGGAGTCAGCGGCGGGGAAGGTCAGAGCTGCGCTGGGGAGGACATTCTGCCTCAGCggcaagccccctccccccctcaaCTGCTGACTGCGCCcgggcttccccctccccccccacctctttaCCTGCTGACGGCGCCCCAGCTGCGCTTGAGCCGGTATATGGGGTTAGACTGCAGAGCGGACAGTATCGCGCGCAGCGAGGAGAAGTTGCGCAGTTCCCGGCAGCGCTGCGGGTGGGCGGGGAGCCGGTGACACCCCACGCCCGACCCCCAGCTACGATTCGCTTTTGATCCGAGACTTCGGACCCCAGGCCAGACCCCTAGGGACTGCCCAACAAGCTACCAGGGGTCAGCCTCTCCCCTCAGGactcgcccccctcccccacctgcagccccagcccctcccccacctgcagccccagccccccccccacctgcagcccccgcccctcccccagctgcccctccaTTCCCTACCTCCCACCTTGGCTTCCTTTGTCCCCACTCCTTACTTCTCCTGGGCCCTAGACGTGCCCAAAGTATCTCTCCTGGACGCAGACCTCTCCTCCCCCGACCTGGGTATCAGCCATctacccccttcccttccttcctggccaccccccttctctcctgggcccccatttctttctcttcagccTTGAGGCTGTTGACCTGCCCGCATCCAGTCTCTCTCGGACCCGCTGCCCCCTTCTCTGGACATTGGGTCCTCCTCCAACCCATTCCCAGCCCCTGGTCTTCTGCCTCCCGTCCCCTGTCTCTCACCAGGCCTGGTCCCTactcccatgcccctccccccatgtccCCTTTCCTCGGAGGCGCACCTGGGCCACACGGATCCACTTCTCCAGCCGCTGTGCCCTCTGCGGGGCGGCCAGGCCCTGCTctcccagcacggagcccagcacGCAACCAGTCACCAGGTTGAACTGGGTCACAGTGGCGCGCACCGTGGGGGCGGTGCTCGCGGCCCCTGGACGGTCCCGCTGGGACCACACGGAGCCCAGGCACTCGCAGGAACGCACGCGTGCAAACAGCTCctgagtggaggtggggagggtgggagggcgCGCGTGTAGGTAGGTGTGTAGGTTCTGTGCTCAACCGAATCTGCCCCACGACCGCGGCCCGCCCCGGTGCTCACCACGTCCAACAGCGTGAGCTGTTCGGCCAGTTCATCTACACTAAAGTCTAGGAGCTCAGGGCCTTCCCGCATCCGTCCTGCCTCCGCTTCCGCTTCAGAGCAGTCCCCGGGGGAGTCTGGGCGGGGGGAGTGGACAGCTCCAGGAGGTCCTGAGGGAGTATTAGGGTTAAAAACTCTCAGGTTTGAATCCAggactggctgtgtgatcttggactaGTTCCTCAGTGTCTCTGAGTCTCACTTTCCTAATCTGCAGAAAGGAAACCTCTCTGGGTATTTTTAGGGGTGTCAGAGCAATGGTAATGTTCATTTAGTGCCTATGGTGGTAATCCACCCTAGGTACCTGGTAACTGACAGTTACTCAGTTACTAGTAACTCAGTTACCCTAGGTAACTGAGCACACTAACCCAGTGAGGGAGGTACTATTATCCACCTCCcatggatggggaaactgaggtagaaACAGTTTGCCCTAAGGTACACCTACAGGAAATAACAGGGTGGGGATTTGAAGCCAGGTTCTTAAAGGCTAGAGTAGGAAAGAGTGGTGTTTTGGGTTTTGAACCTATACTAAAGTAAgatctgagggcacctgggtggctcagtgggttaaagcctctgccttcggctcaggtcatgatcccagagtcctgggatcaagccctgcctcgggctctctgctctgtggggagcctgcttcctcctctttctctctctgcctgcctttctgcctacttgtgatctctgttggtctaataaaataaataaataaataaaataaagtaagatctGTCTGCCCTATTCTTGTGGTGAGAGGTGGTATATAACTTTGTAGTTGAGGGAAGGCTATAGTATCAGTCCCAAGGTCAAATCCAAACTTGTCCCCCCGGGCTTGCTATGTGAACTAAAGCAAACTCTTTAACCAGCGTGtgccttgatttcttcatctggatttttaaaaatcagagatcGTATATACTAGACAGCTATAAAGTACCCAATAAATAGAGATGATTTTTCTGTAGTGGGATTCTATAGTGCCGTCCCCTAGGAGATATTTTGACATGGAAATCTGCCACAAGGGGGCCGACCTGCACAGTGAATTTGTGTGCTCAGCCTCCAAGCGTCCCTCCAAGACATTTGTGTCCTTGGAAAACCTGTTTACAATAATCTGCCCCTAGAACAAAGCTATCTTTCTCATAAACACCCATTAGTTTGGCTACAGGAATGCAAAGACTGCCAGAGTCTGGGCTCTGTTTTGTTTGGAATATATGAGTGTTATTCACCATTCTAGAAAGTGAGGTCACCAGTGTTTATGCTGCTACACCTGTGTGGCCAGTTCTCTCCCCTGCATTAGCTGGTGTTTGTGGCTGTTACACTGACCGTGATGCTGTAAGAGACAAAGGCTCTGGACGACTTCGCCATGTATCCTAGTAAGACATGGCCACAAGTATAGTTTATTATTGTGTAAActgctttggctttctttctccttcatattATAGTTACAgcactatattattattttttaaattgtctttgtAAGTCCACTTATCTGTCTTTCATTTCAAATTAGGACAGATGGCGTTGCAAAATACTAGCTTGAAAAAGTTGGCATTGGAAAAAAATTGCACTTAAGCTAATCGAATCTGCAGATCTTATGGCAAATAGGGGGATAGAAGAACATGCTACATGTCACCATGAGACAGCAAACAGGTAAATGGAGAAGGTGAGACACTCCTCAGGACAAATGAcccatttttccccccttatgACATTAAACAAAAGGCAAAGGGAGATTGTCATAGAATAAAACagatttaagaaatgaaagatcATGTGCCTACAATAGATGTttgcatttcaaagaaataactgtaaaaaaaaaaaaaaaagacaatttagggcacctgggtggctcagttgttaagtgtctgccttgggcttgggtcatgatcccagggtcctgaggtcaagccccacattgggctccctgcttctccttctccctctgcctgctgctccccctgcttgtgttctctctctctctctctctctctctctctctctctctcgctgtgtcaagtaaataaataaataatcttaaaaaaaacaacaacaacaatttagGGACAATGGAGGGATTTGAATCTGGACTGGGTTTTTTtcgttgttgtttgtttggttttgtttgttttgtttttgagagatgGTAagatggagaggggcagagagagagataatcttttttttttttttttttaagattttattttcttgagagagagagagaaaacataagaaggggggagggtcagagggagaagctggctccctgccaagcagggaacctgatgctggactccatcccgggacttcaggatcatgacctgacatgacctgagccgaaggcagtcacttaaccaactgagccacccagggcccgagagagagagagagatagagagagagagaaagaatgaatcttaagcaggctccacacccagcgtgtggagcctgactcgggacttggatctcataaccctgagatcatgacctgagccaaaatcaagagttggacgtttaactgacagagccacccaggccctccaggACTGGGTAACTTTTGATATTAAGTAATTATTGCTGATTTTGTTAGAAATGATTGTACACATGaggttatattaaaaataaataaataataaaaaaaagtccttctcAGTTAAGGTGTATAGCGAAGTATTTACATGTGAAGTGACGGAAGTCGGGGATTTGTTTTCAAATCAtcctaaaaacacatttttgtgtcAAATTCATTGGTGTCTGAGTATTCTTTAtactattctctctacttttctctATGTCTGCAATTTTTCATAGTAAAAAGTAATcccaaaataaagatgttaaaataaagtatatccggggcacctgggtgagtcagtgggataaagcctctgcctttggctcaggtcatgatcccagggtcctggggttgagccccgaattgggttctctgctcagtggggagcctgcttccccttctctctctgcctgcctctctgcctgtgatctccctctgtcaaataaataaaatctttaaaaaaataaaaattaaaaataaagtatatccCAGAGCAGGACACACAGTCAGTGTGAACACcaaaaatgtggctagtgtgaccaaagaactgaaatttttattttaaattcaatctcAATAACAACATGTGGTGAGCAGCCACCCCCACTGGACTGTGTAGCTCTAGTGACTTGGAATCAGCTGGTGAAATCCCATAGGCAGAGGAAGATGACACTTAAAAAACCAAGGGGGAAGACAgagggataaaatatatataaataacggATTTTGTCACCAGGGAAAAAGCAGTGGCTGCTACTTTATAAAGCAGAGGTGAGGATTAAAGGATGGggattagggattttttttttttaagattttatttgtttatttgacagagagagacagagaggtcacaagtaggcagagaggcaggcagagagagagggagaagcaggctccccaccaaggagagagcccgatgtggggctcgatcccaggactctgagatcatgacctgggccgaaggcagaggcttaacccactgagccacccaggcgcccctggggatTAGGGATTTAGATGCTTTTGAGATCGGGATCAGGTCCAACACAGATGGATGAAAGATGATACCTTATAAGCAGGATGCAATTATTCAatcaacaaatcttttttttttttaagattttatttattaatttgacagacagagatcacaagtaggcagagaagcaggcagagagagagaggcgaagaagcaggctcccactgagccacccaggcacccctcaatcaACAAATCTTGATTGTTTCTGCCCCTGGGGACAGATTCAGGGAAAAGGCCAGTGAAGGCTATGCATAAAAATAAGgcaggcagggcgcctgggtggctcagtgggttaaagcctctgccttcagctcaggtcatgatcccagggtcctggggtcgagctctgcatcgggctctctgcttggggggggggggagcctccttcctcctctctctctgcctgcctctctgcctacttgtgatctctgtctgtcaaataaataaataaataagaattttaaaaaaagggggcacctgggtggctcagtgggttaagccgctgccttcggctcgggtcatgatctcagggtcctgggatcgagtcccgcatcgggctctctgctcagcagggagcctgcttccctctctttctctctctgcctgcctctctgtctactgtgatctctctctgtcaaataaataaataaaatcttaaaaaaaaaaagaattaaaaaaaataaggcaggcAAGGAGGCAGAGTGAAAGGCTATATTTGCTTGGAGATCAGAGAAAGGGACAAGTTGAGCAAAGACCTGAATGAAGTATGCAgatatttttccctctccccaaaaGCTCTCTGTGACAGAGGTTGGCAAACTCTATGAAGGACCAtataggacgcctgggtggttcagttgttaagtgtctgcctttggctcaggtcatgataccttACTCTACAAGAAAATATCAGTATGGGTTCTTATGTCTTTTCACCTTAAGTGGTAGATTCTAATAAGTAAGAATCAGTGATAACAACAATGATGAAAATAACACTATTGCCAAGCCCTCAATGTTTATTTATCTACTGGTTTACTGTTGCCTTCCCTAGGAACTAGGAACCCCTGTCCATTTATATGCCAAGAGCCAGTAgctaactatttgttgaatgaataaagaggtCAATGAGGGAAATACTATTAtctcccccattttacagatatggaaacagaggctcagagagagaagggatttatccaaggtcacacagtcagcaactggcagaactgggatttgaacccaggtctcttGGCTCCTGAGGTAAGCAGCAATGGAATAAATTGTAGTGAAAAACAAAGGGCACCGTGACACAATGGCAGAATATTTTTGTAGTTAGGATGGAGGTGTAGGGGGAAGTGTTAGACAAACGCTGATATGTCCCACAAAGGGTCAATACTCCTGTtacacaggtggggaaactgaggctcagacatgATTAAGAATTTTGCCCAAGACTTGTCACTCTCTGAGGGCAGAAGGCCACTGGGGGACAGATGATGCAGGGAAAGGCTTGCTCCGGGACCCTATACCCCTCACCTGTCCATGCCTCaggcttctcctcctcttcctgcttttgCTCAGCCTCCTCCAGGAAAGCTCCCAgcagcttctctgcctcctgggccTCGGGCCCTGCTGGGGCCGCCCAGCCCAGAAAGGTGCGGACACTGCCTAGGTCCGAGTGGGCAGGGGGATCCCGGAAATCCTGAGGGTGATCCCGCAGCCAGGAGCCCAGCACGGACACCACAGCCCTGGCCAGAGTGGGGGGCCTCAGAGAGGAGCCCGGAACTCTGGATCTCGGGAGCTCCTACGCTTCAGACATGACCTTGGACCTCTAGGACCCCCACCCTCACCTATGGGAGACCAACCTTAAATTCTTGTTGACACGCAgacctcctccctctgtcttcttGATCTCTGTCCTGGGAAAAGCAACTCTCCCATCAGGTgaagagggaggctggggggacTTAGGGGTAGGGAATGCCGGATCGAGTACCCTGGTGAGAGTCTGGGGGTGGGAACACGGAGGTTTCCCCTTGGTACTGACCCTGGAGGCAGGGGCGGTGGCGGTGGTGGCAGGAGAAGACCCAGCACGCGGGCGGTGGACGCAAAGGCTCTGTGGGTGGCCAAGAAGGCAGGCACGAAGCCCGGGTCCTGCTCGCGGTCCCCAGACACCAATTCCTGCACCAGCCGCTCCAGCCTCGCTGCCCTCAGCGCCCGCACCTTGCTCGTACGGTAATGGAGGAAGGCATCCGCAGCGGGGTTGGAGGCCTGCGGGACAAGGGGGCGGCAAAGAGAAACAAGGAGTGGCCCCCAGAGCACCCCTTTTTCCAATCACACCCATCGCTAAGTACAGCTCTTGCATCTGACCTTGACCATTTCTCTGAACCCCGCCTCCTGGATTCACGATTCTGCTCCATATTCAAACGACCCTTGAAATCCGCGCAGGACACGGctctccccccagccccgccccgtgCCCTCACTCGCTGCGCGCTCCCATGCGGTTCCCAGCTCTCCAGCCGCGCTTCGCTAGTCGCTCCCGGGCCGGGATGCCAGCCCTCCACCCGAGCCCGCTCTCACCCGGCTGCTTCTAAAgaccaccccccactccagctcCGCCCCACACTAAACCTGGCCCACTTAGGCCCTACGGTCGGGTTTAGTCCCAGGTTCCACACTCATCAACCCCATTCACCTGGCCGCCCGCAGGCTCTTTTCCACCTTTACCAGGGCGCTTGTAAGCCCCGCCTTTCCCACCGGCCTCAGCTCCGCCCCGCGGCTGTGCCCTGGGGCCGCTTCACCTCCAGGCCCCTCCACACCGCCCGGCGCTCCACCCTCCAACCCCTGCCTCACCTGGCTGGCCCCGGGCGCTGCCCTCGGGCTCAAGCGCTGACTGAGCTGCCGACGCAGGGAGACGCTGTACACGGCTCCGTCCTCGGCCTCCTCGCCCCAGTCTTGCACCGGCGCCTGCACGCGGAGTCGGGCTCAGGGCGCCGCGGGGGGACGGGCCGCGGGACCTCGGCCCCCGCTCTCCCGCGCGGACTCAAGCCGGGCCTTCTAGCACCATTCCCCCTTCCCCGTCAGACTCAGCGAGGCTTGGGGCGGGGTCCCGGGGCCGCAGGCAGCCTCCTCCCCTGTCCGGCATGGAGTGGGATCTGGGGACGTCCCAGGGTCCAGCCTCACGGAGtctgtctctgtccccacccGTAGATGAGCTCAGAGACGCCCACCCCCCAACCTTAAGAGGTACCAGCCACTGCGCTGGGGCAGGGGCCGGGAGGCCCAAGGTTGGGACTCCTGGGCGGGTACGAAGGGTCCGATTTGCGGGGAGATAAGGTCCAAAAAGCAGGGACCTGGCGTTCCTGGACCTCAGGGTCGCCAGGGATGTGGGGTCCGAGACCTCTGGTCCCCTTACCAGGGCGAGCTCCTTGCCTGCTGTCCGATCCATGACCTGGGGCCGTCCGACTCCACGGCGCGGCTGAGTGAGGCGGAAAGGCCGATGGGCGTCGGGCAGTGGCTGGGCATTGGGGCccgcggggcagggcggggcgaCCCGGCGGTGCATGGGCGGGGCTGGACCCGTGGCTCTCGGTTGCCCCCAGCTGGACCCCAGCGCCCAGCCCAGACCCAAGGAGGTGAGGTCCCAGTTCTCCCTACAGGTGTGTATCAATCTGTGCCCAGGAGAAAGGACCCCTCTCTCTCCCAGGGAAGGAGAGCGGTGTCTCCAGATGTGGGTGAGCTAGGGTGTGTAGCTAAGTAAGTGGGGGAGCCAGTCTGCTCCCCTGGGGAGAAGAGTACCCTGTCAAATGCGGAGGGCTGTTTCACTCCAGGTGTGGGAGTAGCTCTTACTATCCTGGAAGTGGGGGTGTTCAATCTGTGTCCCCAGCTGATGGGGAGTCCGTACTCTCCAGGTCAGAGAAGGTGGAGTCTGGGTCCTGGATTTTAAGGGCAGCAGTCTTTGCAGCAGCGCAGGGTCAAGGAGAGGCAAATACCCAGGGGGTTGATTGGTGACCTTTATTGAGCGACTCTGAGGCCAGCACAGGCTCGCCTTGTAGATTTACTGTGGGAACATCCGGTGGCCCGGCCCCCTTCTCTACTCCCGGGCGCCACCGGCCCGTTCTGCTCCCTTGCCTCGGCTGCGTTTAGCCCTTGAAGGGGCCCATGCGCCCGAGGCTGGACCCAGAGGGGTTGGGAGCTCCGCAGGGGCCCGGAAGCGCCAGGTGGACGCAAGGGTGAGTCTAGGTCTTCTTCGAGCGATTGCGTTTCTTGCTGCGGGATTCAATTAGTTTCTGGGAACGAATCTTAAGCTCCGCGCGGCTCACCACGTCGTTGTCCTCCTCCTCACTTTCCTCTTCGTCTGCGCAGGGCAGTGAGGGGATCCGGGTTCCCATTCTTGGCTCAGATTTCCCTTCCCCGTCTTTACCACCCCTTCCCAACTCGGCCCCGCCCCCCAACTTGGCCCCCCGCCAGGCCTCGCACCGCTTTCCCTGGGTCGGCTtgggcccccagccccgcctctTTTCCCTGACCGTACTGACCGAAGAACTTGTCCTTGAGACTGGCAAGGGGCAGGGTGATGCGGGTGTTGTACAAGGGCAGCTTTCCCTCTAGGGTGGAGTAGAACTGGGGGAGGAACGGAGCGGGAGGCGAGAGTGGGTGCGGTAGAGGCGGCAGGGGCGTTCTGTATCCCCTCCTCACCCCATTCTAAGATATACCCTGAGTCCACACgatccctctgcccactcctctTCGAGCTTTTCTCGAGCCCAGCCGACTGACTCGTTCTTCGAGCTCCCCGGCTACCCAACCCCGCCCCTTTGACCgcccctgatctcagggttttcGCCCCTTGATTCCCCCCTTACccgcgcacgtgcacacactccccagccctgcccactggCCTCGCGGGCCCTCTGGAAGTTCTCCTGTCTCCTCAAACCTCACAGATTGTCCGTAAAGGTCATTTCCCACCCACAGGCTCCCCGGTTTTCTGCCCCTGCATCCTCAGCCCCGCTCTGGCTGTACTCGGACCTCTTGGTCGGCGAGGTGGCGCAGCATCTCGGGCACGTCATGGCTCTCGAGCTGTGCCTGCAGCTTCAGAAGCTTTTCTTCCACGACGCCCAGCAGGTCTGGCAGATAGTTACCTGCCTGGGGATCCAGCTCCTTTCCCGCGAAAGGGCCC is part of the Mustela nigripes isolate SB6536 chromosome 2, MUSNIG.SB6536, whole genome shotgun sequence genome and encodes:
- the RGL3 gene encoding ral guanine nucleotide dissociation stimulator-like 3 isoform X2; amino-acid sequence: MHRRVAPPCPAGPNAQPLPDAHRPFRLTQPRRGVGRPQVMDRTAGKELALAPVQDWGEEAEDGAVYSVSLRRQLSQRLSPRAAPGASQASNPAADAFLHYRTSKVRALRAARLERLVQELVSGDREQDPGFVPAFLATHRAFASTARVLGLLLPPPPPPLPPGTEIKKTEGGGLRVNKNLRAVVSVLGSWLRDHPQDFRDPPAHSDLGSVRTFLGWAAPAGPEAQEAEKLLGAFLEEAEQKQEEEEKPEAWTGPPGAVHSPRPDSPGDCSEAEAEAGRMREGPELLDFSVDELAEQLTLLDVELFARVRSCECLGSVWSQRDRPGAASTAPTVRATVTQFNLVTGCVLGSVLGEQGLAAPQRAQRLEKWIRVAQRCRELRNFSSLRAILSALQSNPIYRLKRSWGAVSRERLSTFRKLSQIFSDENNHLSSREILSQEEATEGPQEEDTLPGNLPPKLPPGPVPYLGTFLTDLVMLDTALPDMLEGDLINFEKRRKQLQKRCGSYCLSPRAPVLAALRAQCQLSEEQSYRVSRVIEPPAASCPSSPHVRRRISPTKRLSAKLSRERRSSPAGSPGDPSSPTPSLSPESPPSSPRTRDPPGSPPASPGPQGPNTKLPLSLDLPALRLLALPLSSSHISVPGQPGSEARVIRVSIDNDHGNLYRSILLTSQDKAPSVVQRALEKHNVAQPWARDYQLFQVLPGDRELLIPDNANVFYAMSPAAPGDFVLRRKEGARPTTTISSS
- the RGL3 gene encoding ral guanine nucleotide dissociation stimulator-like 3 isoform X7, coding for MHRRVAPPCPAGPNAQPLPDAHRPFRLTQPRRGVGRPQVMDRTAGKELALAPVQDWGEEAEDGAVYSVSLRRQLSQRLSPRAAPGASQASNPAADAFLHYRTSKVRALRAARLERLVQELVSGDREQDPGFVPAFLATHRAFASTARVLGLLLPPPPPPLPPGTEIKKTEGGGLRVNKNLRAVVSVLGSWLRDHPQDFRDPPAHSDLGSVRTFLGWAAPAGPEAQEAEKLLGAFLEEAEQKQEEEEKPEAWTGPPGAVHSPRPDSPGDCSEAEAEAGRMREGPELLDFSVDELAEQLTLLDVELFARVRSCECLGSVWSQRDRPGAASTAPTVRATVTQFNLVTGCVLGSVLGEQGLAAPQRAQRLEKWIRVAQRCRELRNFSSLRAILSALQSNPIYRLKRSWGAVSRERLSTFRKLSQIFSDENNHLSSREILSQEEATEGPQEEDTLPGNLPPGDLINFEKRRKQLQKRCGSYCLSPRAPVLAALRAQCQLSEEQSYRVSRVIEPPAASCPSSPHVRRRISPTKRLSAKLSRERRSSPAGSPGDPSSPTPSLSPESPPSSPRTRDPPGSPPASPGPQGPNTKLPLSLDLPALRLLALPLSSSHISVPGQPGSEARVIRVSIDNDHGNLYRSILLTSQDKAPSVVQRALEKHNVAQPWARDYQLFQVLPGDRELLIPDNANVFYAMSPAAPGDFVLRRKEGARPTTTISSS
- the RGL3 gene encoding ral guanine nucleotide dissociation stimulator-like 3 isoform X5 encodes the protein MHRRVAPPCPAGPNAQPLPDAHRPFRLTQPRRGVGRPQVMDRTAGKELALAPVQDWGEEAEDGAVYSVSLRRQLSQRLSPRAAPGASQASNPAADAFLHYRTSKVRALRAARLERLVQELVSGDREQDPGFVPAFLATHRAFASTARVLGLLLPPPPPPLPPGTEIKKTEGGGLRVNKNLSVRTFLGWAAPAGPEAQEAEKLLGAFLEEAEQKQEEEEKPEAWTGPPGAVHSPRPDSPGDCSEAEAEAGRMREGPELLDFSVDELAEQLTLLDVELFARVRSCECLGSVWSQRDRPGAASTAPTVRATVTQFNLVTGCVLGSVLGEQGLAAPQRAQRLEKWIRVAQRCRELRNFSSLRAILSALQSNPIYRLKRSWGAVSRERLSTFRKLSQIFSDENNHLSSREILSQEEATEGPQEEDTLPGNLPPKLPPGPVPYLGTFLTDLVMLDTALPDMLEGDLINFEKRRKEWEILAHIQQLQKRCGSYCLSPRAPVLAALRAQCQLSEEQSYRVSRVIEPPAASCPSSPHVRRRISPTKRLSAKLSRERRSSPAGSPGDPSSPTPSLSPESPPSSPRTRDPPGSPPASPGPQGPNTKLPLSLDLPALRLLALPLSSSHISVPGQPGSEARVIRVSIDNDHGNLYRSILLTSQDKAPSVVQRALEKHNVAQPWARDYQLFQVLPGDRELLIPDNANVFYAMSPAAPGDFVLRRKEGARPTTTISSS
- the RGL3 gene encoding ral guanine nucleotide dissociation stimulator-like 3 isoform X10; translation: MHRRVAPPCPAGPNAQPLPDAHRPFRLTQPRRGVGRPQVMDRTAGKELALAPVQDWGEEAEDGAVYSVSLRRQLSQRLSPRAAPGASQASNPAADAFLHYRTSKVRALRAARLERLVQELVSGDREQDPGFVPAFLATHRAFASTARVLGLLLPPPPPPLPPGTEIKKTEGGGLRVNKNLRAVVSVLGSWLRDHPQDFRDPPAHSDLGSVRTFLGWAAPAGPEAQEAEKLLGAFLEEAEQKQEEEEKPEAWTGPPGAVHSPRPDSPGDCSEAEAEAGRMREGPELLDFSVDELAEQLTLLDVELFARVRSCECLGSVWSQRDRPGAASTAPTVRATVTQFNLVTGCVLGSVLGEQGLAAPQRAQRLEKWIRVAQRCRELRNFSSLRAILSALQSNPIYRLKRSWGAVSRRRPPRAPKRRTPSQETCPQGISSTLRRGGSYRVSRVIEPPAASCPSSPHVRRRISPTKRLSAKLSRERRSSPAGSPGDPSSPTPSLSPESPPSSPRTRDPPGSPPASPGPQGPNTKLPLSLDLPALRLLALPLSSSHISVPGQPGSEARVIRVSIDNDHGNLYRSILLTSQDKAPSVVQRALEKHNVAQPWARDYQLFQVLPGDRELLIPDNANVFYAMSPAAPGDFVLRRKEGARPTTTISSS